Proteins encoded together in one uncultured Desulfosarcina sp. window:
- a CDS encoding hydrogenase iron-sulfur subunit: protein MTPKAQNPGKILILATESCAYPGANSVGQAHASYPANTYILRVRAPVLFPEQFYMDCFKKGISGILIMSCGEECPYEGAYHALAKRLDRVYQLMKTADIDIRRLRLTAICTVCNRAFLKEVNDMNALVQELGPPTLKSAA from the coding sequence CACCGAGAGCTGCGCCTATCCGGGCGCCAACTCGGTGGGCCAGGCCCACGCCAGTTATCCGGCCAACACCTATATTCTCCGGGTCCGCGCCCCGGTGCTGTTTCCCGAACAGTTTTACATGGACTGTTTCAAAAAGGGGATCAGCGGCATCCTCATCATGTCCTGCGGTGAAGAGTGTCCCTACGAGGGGGCCTATCACGCCCTGGCCAAGCGGCTCGACCGGGTCTATCAGCTCATGAAGACCGCGGATATCGACATCCGCCGCCTGCGGCTGACGGCAATCTGTACGGTCTGCAACCGGGCGTTTTTAAAGGAAGTCAACGACATGAACGCCCTAGTGCAGGAGTTGGGTCCGCCCACACTCAAATCGGCAGCATAG
- a CDS encoding CoB--CoM heterodisulfide reductase iron-sulfur subunit A family protein, translating into MLESDTVKRFDALVVGGGIAGLQTALDLADQGFSVAVVEKDASIGGKMIRLSKVFPTLDCASCITTPKMAAAAHHANITLLTYCDLKSLDRNGTGFQATIVQKPRYVDADKCIGCRQCEYNCPVLVSDPEQGGFCGTKAVAIPFSNAIPQIAVLDPEQCMLCGKCASVCPTEAIEYFQKPTTFTIEANTAVLTTGFELTPVTDKPQYGQGAIPNVIDSLQMERLLAPHGPYNRVLRPSDGMEPDNIAYVQCAGSRDKSMGVPYCSRVCCMYAIKQAMLLSGALPLADITIYYMDIRAFGKGYEQFYQNAQAMGINFVKAKVAYIEPGENGNAILHYEDQVGGGITTAEHDLTILSMGMVPSWNPAGICPVSRGEDRFIHTIRPKLAPTLTDMEGVFTAGAGAGPKDIVDTITEAGSAATEAANYLSARSRTNAA; encoded by the coding sequence ATGCTGGAATCCGACACTGTCAAGCGTTTCGATGCACTGGTCGTGGGCGGCGGCATCGCCGGTCTGCAGACCGCCCTGGACCTGGCCGACCAGGGATTCTCGGTGGCCGTTGTCGAAAAAGACGCTTCCATTGGCGGCAAAATGATTCGCCTTTCCAAAGTGTTTCCAACACTGGACTGCGCCAGCTGCATCACGACCCCCAAAATGGCTGCAGCGGCGCATCACGCGAACATTACTCTGCTCACCTACTGCGACCTGAAATCGCTGGACCGCAATGGTACCGGTTTTCAGGCGACCATCGTTCAGAAGCCCCGGTATGTGGATGCGGACAAGTGCATCGGATGCCGCCAGTGCGAATACAACTGCCCGGTGCTGGTTTCCGATCCGGAACAGGGTGGTTTTTGCGGGACCAAAGCCGTCGCCATTCCCTTTTCCAATGCCATTCCCCAGATCGCCGTGCTCGATCCCGAGCAGTGCATGCTGTGCGGCAAATGTGCATCGGTCTGTCCCACCGAGGCCATCGAATACTTCCAGAAGCCGACGACTTTCACCATCGAGGCGAACACGGCCGTGCTCACCACCGGGTTCGAACTGACGCCGGTGACCGACAAGCCCCAATACGGCCAGGGTGCGATTCCCAACGTCATCGATTCCCTGCAGATGGAGCGTCTGCTCGCTCCCCACGGTCCATACAACCGTGTGCTGCGGCCGTCCGACGGCATGGAGCCGGACAACATCGCCTACGTGCAGTGCGCCGGCTCACGGGACAAAAGCATGGGAGTGCCTTACTGCTCGCGGGTCTGCTGCATGTACGCCATCAAACAGGCCATGCTGCTTTCCGGAGCCCTGCCTTTGGCCGACATCACCATTTACTATATGGACATCCGGGCTTTTGGCAAAGGATACGAGCAGTTCTACCAGAATGCCCAGGCCATGGGGATCAATTTCGTCAAAGCCAAGGTGGCCTATATCGAACCCGGCGAGAACGGTAATGCGATTCTGCACTACGAAGACCAGGTCGGCGGCGGGATCACGACGGCCGAGCACGACCTGACGATACTGTCCATGGGGATGGTCCCCTCGTGGAATCCGGCCGGCATCTGCCCGGTATCAAGAGGCGAAGACCGTTTCATCCACACCATTCGGCCCAAGCTTGCCCCCACGCTGACCGACATGGAGGGCGTCTTCACCGCCGGTGCCGGCGCCGGCCCCAAGGATATCGTGGACACCATCACCGAAGCGGGCAGCGCCGCCACGGAAGCGGCCAATTATCTCAGCGCGCGGTCCCGAACCAACGCCGCCTGA
- a CDS encoding CoB--CoM heterodisulfide reductase iron-sulfur subunit A family protein: MTDEKQPSAADAGKKVGIYICYCGGNISDHVDVEAVRDQVENLPNVTVARTNMFMCSDPGQDLIMEDLKSGKVDRVVVASCAPSLHEATFRSAIERAGVNPFIYEHANIREQVSWVHHGDAATEKATRLVSAAAAKAEQLKPLEPIRVDATRHATVIGGGIAGLRAAKDIADRGFAVSLIERSPFLGGQVSRLDRIAPTGEKATDLIDTLAGEVVSHPAITVLTCAQVEGFGGYIGNFTLSVRQEPPKDPETVEHLKRIQEQQPEPGRAIPFTGLLPAPPPTKSTTVTVETGVVVLATGFKSYVPRQGEYGYGETPHVITLPQLIEKMADQPVKGSRLEIDGRTIGSVVMIHCVGSRQIPGIHPEDESGHLNEYCSRTCCTATLAAANRIRETYPETRVYDMYRDIRTYGRGQETVYEEASRNGVVFSRFEADNAPEVARNEGDSGHPLQVTVTDGLTFDETIAVPADLVVLATGMEPNDVSDLVEMMKLPVGADRFLLEVHPKLRPVELPVGGVLLAGTCQAPFDIGESVSAAGAAAAKAAALLSRGHVELDPFVAEVDLSRCTGSGACIDACLNDGALTLVDVEVNGETVQRAQVTPALCLGCGACAAVCPENAINVNGMTLKQYEAMVDRIVAEVEAA, translated from the coding sequence ATGACGGACGAAAAACAACCTTCTGCCGCGGATGCGGGAAAAAAGGTCGGAATCTACATCTGCTATTGTGGCGGCAACATTTCCGACCACGTCGATGTGGAAGCGGTTCGCGACCAGGTGGAAAATCTTCCCAACGTCACCGTGGCCCGCACCAATATGTTCATGTGCTCGGATCCGGGCCAGGATCTGATCATGGAGGACCTGAAAAGCGGGAAGGTGGACCGGGTGGTGGTCGCCTCCTGTGCACCCAGCCTTCACGAAGCCACCTTCCGCAGCGCCATCGAACGCGCCGGTGTCAATCCGTTTATCTACGAACACGCCAACATCCGCGAACAGGTAAGCTGGGTCCACCATGGGGATGCGGCCACGGAGAAGGCCACCCGACTGGTGTCCGCAGCCGCCGCGAAGGCGGAGCAGCTCAAACCCCTGGAACCGATCCGTGTGGATGCCACCCGGCACGCCACGGTCATCGGCGGCGGCATTGCCGGTCTGCGTGCGGCCAAGGATATTGCCGATCGGGGGTTTGCGGTGAGTCTCATCGAACGATCCCCGTTTCTCGGCGGCCAGGTCTCCCGGTTGGACCGCATCGCCCCTACCGGTGAAAAGGCTACCGACCTGATCGACACGCTGGCCGGCGAGGTCGTTTCCCATCCGGCCATCACGGTGCTCACCTGCGCCCAGGTGGAGGGCTTTGGGGGCTACATCGGCAATTTTACGCTTTCGGTGCGACAGGAGCCGCCAAAGGACCCCGAAACCGTCGAGCACCTGAAACGAATCCAGGAACAACAGCCGGAACCGGGCCGCGCGATTCCTTTTACCGGCTTGCTGCCGGCACCGCCGCCGACCAAATCCACGACGGTCACCGTGGAAACCGGGGTGGTGGTCCTGGCCACCGGATTCAAATCTTACGTCCCGCGGCAGGGGGAATACGGATATGGGGAGACGCCGCACGTGATCACCCTTCCCCAGCTGATCGAAAAAATGGCCGATCAGCCGGTGAAAGGAAGCCGCCTTGAAATCGACGGGCGCACCATCGGCAGTGTGGTCATGATCCATTGCGTCGGCAGCCGCCAGATTCCGGGAATCCACCCGGAGGACGAATCCGGGCACCTGAATGAATACTGCTCAAGGACGTGCTGCACGGCCACCCTGGCGGCGGCCAACCGGATTCGCGAGACCTATCCCGAGACCCGGGTCTACGACATGTATCGGGATATCCGCACCTACGGGCGCGGCCAGGAAACGGTGTATGAAGAGGCCTCACGCAACGGGGTCGTTTTTTCCCGATTCGAGGCGGACAATGCGCCCGAAGTTGCCAGAAACGAGGGGGATAGCGGCCATCCGCTGCAAGTCACCGTCACTGATGGGCTGACCTTCGACGAAACCATCGCCGTGCCGGCGGACCTGGTCGTACTGGCCACCGGCATGGAGCCCAACGACGTATCGGATCTGGTCGAGATGATGAAGCTGCCGGTGGGTGCCGACCGTTTTCTGCTGGAGGTTCACCCCAAGCTGCGTCCGGTGGAACTGCCCGTGGGCGGCGTTCTGCTGGCCGGCACCTGTCAGGCGCCTTTCGACATCGGCGAATCCGTCAGCGCGGCCGGGGCTGCGGCGGCCAAGGCAGCGGCCCTGCTGTCCCGCGGCCATGTCGAACTGGATCCCTTCGTGGCGGAGGTTGATCTTTCCCGCTGCACCGGCAGCGGCGCCTGTATCGACGCCTGCCTTAACGACGGCGCCCTGACCCTGGTGGATGTCGAGGTGAACGGTGAGACCGTGCAGCGGGCTCAGGTGACGCCGGCCCTCTGCCTGGGATGCGGCGCCTGTGCGGCCGTGTGCCCGGAAAACGCCATCAATGTCAACGGCATGACCCTGAAACAATATGAAGCCATGGTCGACAGAATCGTTGCCGAAGTTGAAGCCGCCTGA
- a CDS encoding 4Fe-4S dicluster domain-containing protein translates to MITLSPDFAQEMQKYGEDTALACFNCGTCAAICPLLHEHFPRKMIRYIQIGARERIIEHADELWKCLHCGLCTQTCPREANPGEIILSLKRMVVDHWRES, encoded by the coding sequence ATGATCACCCTCAGCCCGGATTTTGCCCAGGAGATGCAGAAATATGGCGAAGACACGGCCCTGGCCTGTTTCAACTGCGGCACCTGCGCAGCCATCTGCCCGCTGCTTCACGAGCACTTTCCACGCAAAATGATCCGCTACATCCAGATCGGCGCCCGGGAGCGGATCATCGAGCACGCCGACGAACTCTGGAAATGCCTTCACTGCGGCCTGTGCACCCAAACCTGCCCGCGGGAGGCCAACCCCGGGGAGATCATCCTCTCCCTGAAACGAATGGTCGTCGATCACTGGAGGGAATCCTGA
- a CDS encoding (Fe-S)-binding protein — protein MYSPKDIIETIAANLRQTRNPFGIPNALVNRWWIDCDLPYTGDTLLFTGMMYQFIPYIEASTRVLEQYEDTPWADYLRYARYVPGIVSGLGLALMTPGREKRKFNRILHDIVRILKASKVDFFYHPQLDQYSGVLPYDLGDQKTFVRHARWVAKRLQSAGIRRLITVDPHTTYALKELYPKYTGIRFEVSPYFEKIDLPEAESTRTVTLHDPCFYGRYLGLSDVPEEKLARLGVTCRPVSQSGAFTHCCGGPAESISPRLAGEIGGRRMAQLETTGAPLVAMCPICLGNLRKTGAEVADLSSVIADAMA, from the coding sequence ATGTACAGTCCCAAAGACATTATCGAAACCATCGCCGCGAACCTCAGGCAGACCCGCAATCCCTTCGGCATTCCCAATGCCCTGGTCAATCGGTGGTGGATCGACTGCGACCTGCCGTACACGGGAGACACCCTTTTGTTTACCGGCATGATGTATCAGTTCATCCCCTATATCGAAGCCTCCACCCGGGTTCTGGAACAATACGAAGACACGCCGTGGGCCGACTATCTGCGCTACGCCCGCTACGTGCCCGGCATCGTTTCGGGCCTGGGCCTGGCCCTGATGACGCCGGGCCGGGAAAAGCGCAAGTTCAACCGGATCCTGCACGACATTGTGCGTATCCTCAAGGCCTCGAAGGTGGACTTTTTCTATCATCCCCAACTGGACCAGTACAGCGGGGTGCTGCCCTACGATCTCGGGGATCAGAAAACGTTTGTCCGCCACGCCCGCTGGGTGGCCAAGCGCCTGCAGTCCGCAGGCATCAGACGGCTGATCACGGTGGATCCCCACACGACCTACGCCCTGAAAGAACTCTACCCCAAATATACCGGCATCCGATTCGAGGTGTCTCCCTACTTCGAGAAGATCGACCTGCCCGAGGCCGAGAGCACCCGGACGGTCACCCTTCACGATCCGTGCTTTTACGGCCGGTACCTGGGGCTGTCCGACGTTCCGGAAGAGAAACTGGCCCGGCTCGGGGTCACCTGCCGGCCCGTGTCCCAATCCGGTGCCTTTACCCACTGCTGCGGCGGCCCGGCCGAATCGATTTCGCCCAGACTGGCCGGTGAAATCGGCGGCCGGAGAATGGCGCAGCTTGAAACCACCGGTGCTCCGCTGGTCGCCATGTGCCCCATCTGTCTGGGCAACCTGCGCAAAACCGGTGCCGAGGTGGCCGACCTCTCGTCGGTCATCGCCGATGCCATGGCCTGA
- a CDS encoding DsrE family protein translates to MSEKEEKILYVSTHGDENLDKATVPFVLANAALAMDTQATVVLQTNAVVFAKKGFADTVPASGGFPPMKKLLADFIEQGGTIWVCGPCIKARGISPDDLIEEATIMAGAQLNIAAIEADAVFVY, encoded by the coding sequence ATGTCAGAAAAAGAAGAAAAAATCCTCTATGTCAGCACCCACGGAGATGAAAACCTGGACAAGGCCACCGTCCCCTTTGTTCTGGCCAATGCCGCCCTGGCCATGGATACCCAGGCCACTGTCGTTCTCCAGACCAACGCCGTGGTATTCGCCAAAAAAGGCTTTGCCGACACCGTACCGGCCAGCGGCGGTTTTCCTCCCATGAAGAAATTGCTCGCGGATTTCATCGAGCAGGGCGGCACCATCTGGGTTTGCGGTCCCTGCATCAAGGCGCGGGGCATCTCTCCGGATGACCTGATCGAAGAGGCCACGATAATGGCCGGCGCTCAGCTCAACATCGCCGCGATCGAGGCGGATGCGGTATTCGTTTATTAG